A single genomic interval of Methylobacterium bullatum harbors:
- the sadH_2 gene encoding Putative oxidoreductase SadH translates to MSGKVVVVTGASSGFGKLTVLELARRGHTVIATMRDVEGRNSAVRSELIDAAKADGTPLQVLEMDVAGDASVQAAIDTVIARHGKIDVLVNNAGLMPIGVTEAYTTADVERLFAVNVFGAVRANRAVLPHMRAAGSGLLVQVTSLMGRFVIPFFGVYAASKFALEALAETYRYELTGFGVDSVIVEPGQFPSNLISSSPEPSDAGVLTSYGEVAAIPGQIKAHADQSYDPAHPPRPQRVADAIAGLVEATERRPLRTVVMPEGVDFGVARINEAVAPIQNDVLRAMGMAHMI, encoded by the coding sequence ATGAGCGGTAAAGTCGTTGTCGTGACCGGCGCGAGCAGTGGTTTCGGAAAGCTCACGGTCCTAGAACTCGCGAGGCGGGGTCATACCGTCATCGCGACCATGCGGGACGTCGAGGGCCGGAACAGCGCGGTCCGGAGCGAATTGATCGACGCCGCGAAGGCGGACGGGACTCCGCTTCAGGTTCTCGAAATGGACGTGGCCGGCGACGCATCGGTCCAGGCCGCCATCGACACGGTCATCGCCCGGCACGGCAAGATCGACGTTCTGGTGAACAACGCCGGCCTGATGCCCATCGGCGTGACGGAAGCCTATACGACCGCCGATGTCGAACGGCTGTTCGCGGTCAATGTCTTCGGGGCCGTTCGCGCCAATCGGGCCGTCCTGCCGCACATGCGCGCCGCCGGCAGCGGACTTCTCGTGCAGGTCACGTCGTTGATGGGGCGGTTCGTCATTCCCTTCTTCGGAGTCTATGCCGCGAGCAAGTTCGCGCTCGAGGCACTGGCGGAGACCTACCGCTACGAGCTCACCGGCTTCGGGGTCGATTCGGTCATCGTCGAGCCGGGCCAGTTCCCGAGCAACCTCATCTCGTCCAGCCCCGAACCGTCCGATGCGGGGGTCCTGACCTCGTATGGCGAGGTCGCGGCGATCCCGGGCCAGATCAAGGCCCATGCCGACCAGTCGTACGATCCCGCCCATCCGCCGCGCCCGCAACGGGTCGCCGATGCGATCGCAGGGCTGGTCGAGGCGACGGAGCGGCGTCCCCTGCGCACGGTCGTGATGCCGGAGGGCGTGGATTTCGGCGTCGCGCGCATCAACGAGGCGGTCGCTCCCATTCAGAACGACGTGCTCAGGGCCATGGGCATGGCGCACATGATCTAA
- the dmlR_5 gene encoding HTH-type transcriptional regulator DmlR translates to MRDKFDGVQIFVEAVEAGGFARAADRLALSRSAVGKAVARLEERLGVRLFQRTTRTQSLTEAGQQFYEHCLRAVEEMRTGEALLESGRREVAGCLRISMPVLLGRRCAAPILLDYAKAHPKLELELNFSDRVVDLIAGGFDLGLRFGALGNNSSLRARRLVTERMVLCAAPSYLAARGRPDDIADLAGHDTLVYARGDRGYVWRLPDAGGVLVPVSPHARLRFDDVEVILAAAKAGLGLCWLQHWLIRDSLQAGELVQLWANRPYATMDCYAVWPAARYLPLRSRLAIDALASRMPRDDILHRASRNGDEEDADADGGDVLTVDPAAGTPPKAAKLKTPESFP, encoded by the coding sequence ATGCGAGACAAGTTCGATGGCGTGCAGATCTTCGTGGAGGCGGTGGAGGCCGGAGGGTTCGCGCGGGCGGCCGACCGGCTGGCCCTGTCACGCTCCGCCGTCGGCAAGGCCGTGGCGCGCCTCGAAGAGCGGCTCGGCGTGCGGCTGTTCCAACGGACCACGCGAACGCAGAGCCTGACGGAAGCCGGGCAGCAATTCTACGAACATTGCCTGCGGGCCGTCGAAGAAATGCGCACCGGCGAGGCGCTCCTCGAATCGGGCCGCCGGGAAGTCGCGGGGTGCTTGAGGATTTCGATGCCCGTTCTCCTCGGTCGGCGCTGCGCGGCGCCGATCCTGCTCGACTACGCCAAGGCGCATCCGAAGCTGGAACTCGAGCTGAACTTCAGCGACCGGGTCGTCGACCTGATCGCCGGCGGCTTCGATCTCGGATTGCGCTTCGGCGCGCTCGGCAACAACAGCTCCCTGCGTGCCCGGCGGCTGGTGACGGAACGCATGGTGCTGTGCGCTGCCCCGTCCTACCTCGCCGCGCGCGGACGGCCGGACGACATTGCCGATCTGGCCGGGCACGACACGCTGGTCTATGCGCGCGGCGACCGCGGCTATGTCTGGCGCCTGCCGGATGCCGGCGGGGTCCTCGTCCCCGTTTCCCCCCATGCCAGGCTTCGGTTCGACGACGTCGAAGTCATCCTGGCCGCCGCCAAGGCCGGGCTCGGCCTCTGCTGGCTCCAGCATTGGCTGATCCGCGACAGCCTGCAGGCGGGCGAACTCGTCCAGCTCTGGGCGAACCGCCCCTACGCGACCATGGATTGCTACGCCGTCTGGCCCGCGGCACGGTATCTGCCGCTGCGGTCGCGCCTCGCCATCGACGCGCTCGCCAGCCGGATGCCGAGGGACGACATCCTCCATCGCGCATCACGCAACGGCGACGAGGAGGACGCCGATGCCGATGGCGGCGACGTCCTCACCGTCGACCCCGCCGCCGGCACACCGCCAAAGGCTGCAAAACTCAAGACACCCGAATCGTTTCCGTGA